GGGTCCCTCAGTCCAAGGGACAGGCTCCCCCAACTCCACCTCCTCcacccgccgccgccgccgccgagaTGTTTCTGCCGCCCCCTCCACTCGAGGAGCTGACCCCGCCCCCACCAGGTAAGGAGCCCCGCCCTTCCCGGTGTCGCTGTCCCGAGGTCTCTGTCACACCTCGGCACCCGGTAGCTCTGGGCTCTAACCCTACCAGCCTCTGTGAGCGCTGCGTGGCTGTTACACCGACCCGAGCGAAAGGCGGCAGAGCGAGTGAACTAAGAACTGGCACCTACTTAACACCAGGCCCCAGGTTCAAAGTTTCTCTCCCATCTTCTCATTTCAACTTAATCCGAGAGAATCTTCACACTCTTATTTAACAGGCGGAAAAAGCTGTGACTCCGATGTACGGAGATCTTAGTGCCACCCAGTTAAATGGCAAAGTCTTACTACTCTAAACTGCTCGATCTTTCAGCGTGTTCTGAGCACCGTCTACATGCTATAGAAATTATGGGAGGATGGGTGCGCCCTGGAGGGAGACAGCATGAAATGGATAGATATTGGGCCTCCTCTGGAGCAGCGGCTTCCAGAGGCAGCCCTTGCTTTCCCTCCCTGCCGCAGAGCTTCCCCTGACCCTGGACCTGCCCCCTCCTCCGCCCCTGGAGGTAGAGGACCTGGGGCTGCCACCTCCACCCCCGCCAGGCTTTGGACCGGATGAACCCAGCTGGGTCCCTGAGGCATACTTGGAAAAAGGTACCTGAGTCCTAGAACGGAGGGGCACCAGATCCTGCCGCCCTCTTTTGCCCTGACCCACATTCTCCCACCCCAAAGGCATTCTCCCCTCCCTATGCAAAGGTGTGAACTTGttatccgcccccccccccgtgttGTGATTGGATAGGAAGCAGCTGGTCTAGCATTGAATATTAACTAAGCTGGGGAGGGGGCCTGAAAGCTCCGAAGGCACTCCTACTCCCCGCAGCATTCTCCCCCAGAGTCCAGTGTTTGGCCCCTCCATCTCTATGCAAGAGAGGGCGGGAGGCATAACTCATGCACCCTTTCCTCCTGCCCTGCAGTGGTGACACTGTACCCATACACCCGCCAGAAGGACAACGAGCTCTCCTTCTCTGAGGGCACGGTCATCTGCGTCACCCGCCGCTACTCCGATGGCTGGTGCGAGGGCGTCTGCTCGGAGGGGACTGGATTCTTCCCAGGCAATTATGTGGAGCCCAGCAGCTGACAGCTCAGGGATCTCCCTGTACCCACCCAAGctctgcagggagcaggtgtctTGAGCCCCAGAACAAAGCCTGCTCCAGTCAAGGCTGAAATAGGGCTGTTGTTTCTTTCCCCTTATTGTCACGGGGAAGAGGTCCTAGGGACAGAGAGAAGATACCCAGAGACTTACTGCAAGTGAAAAAGAACTGGGAGTCAAAGAATTTGGTGATGTTGTCCACAGAGGACCCCCTAATCCATGCAGAGTGGAGTCTCCAGCTGCAAGTACCAACTTTGAATAAAACTGATGACCTGATGACTGCCCTGCAGGGCTAGAGGACCAGAGGGGAGGGATTGAAAGGCACTCATTTAGCCCTGCAGAATGCCCCAGTAGCAGTGCCTTTCCACCTCCTCAGTCCTCATTAGTGTTCCTTCCACCAGACCACCAAGTCTTTGGCAGTGAGTGGGTCTTTAGACCCTTGCGCGTGCCTccctccgtgtgtgtgtgtgtgtgtgtgtgtgtgtgtgtgcgcgcgcgcccGCGCGCGCGCTCAGCCTTGATTCCTCAATTTGAATAGCGGGGACAACCTCCCTCACTTAAGAGAGGCTGAGAGCAAACAACATCTCATTTTCAACCCTCAGACGGCGGCGCAGTAGAGATCTTAGTCACTTTGTCCCCCTTCACCTCCTTTATAGTTCTCAAACaccagagggagaaggggctTGGGTTTCCCTGGCTCTGCTTAAAAACATCATGGCTTCCTGTTCCGTATGGAAAGAGGGGGACGTGGAGGACGACTTTGGTGAAGTCCCTGGGCTCTTGATGCATAGACGAGGCTGGGGTGCAAGGAGACACCTTCGCACGCAGTGAAGTCCCTGGCTGGCGTTAACCTGAGGTGGACGGTGTGCTACCTCACTCCACCACTAGGAGGCGACTATCctgctggcttttttttttttttttccttttttcttttttaccgtGTAGAGGTGCTGACGGGGTAGGAGGGGGGCGGCAAGGTGTTGCGAGCACAGAAATAGTGAGATTTCCGGGGCTGAAGCAAGATCCAGGAGGCCTGGAGCTGTCAGCAGAGAGGATCATCTGTCTCCACGGAGAGTCCGGTGCCCCGAGGAGTTTGGAATCCTGGGTCCCCCCTTGAGGAAAGACTGGGGGAAGGGGAGGTTACGCAGCCCGAGGCAGCAGTTAAAGCAGTGGGAGGTGTTCCTTTTCTTATCTGTCAAGAAGCCCCCACCTCCCAGTTCAGAGCACAGGGTTTTGGAAACACTGCTGTCTTTCAAAAGGTATGCACGCCACTCCCCCAAGGACCAGACTCCAGAATTAAACGGTTTGCTGCAGGGGACAGCAGCTGATCTGGGTTAACGGCATAGTTAGGGACCGTTCCGAACTCCTCTCCTGGCCCCCAAATGAACGAAATTCCAGAAATTTCCGGAGGGACATAGCAAAGCGAAAGGGGAAAGGGAGTAGTAAAACTAGGTTTGTCTTTCCCAGTTTCCCCTCCCCGCCCTTCCTCCCCGCTCTTGCCCCGGGCGCCCCCTCTAGGCGGCAGTGCTCAGCAGGTCTTCAGCACCTGTTGCAGATGGAGGCGCACTTCGGTGGCCGTTTCCCAGGGCACCACGCTGGCACGGAAGGAGCTGGGTTCGGCCTTCTGTGCCTCCTGAATGAGGCGGTGCATGGGGTAGCCGCGGCGCGGGAAGGCCACATCACCGCCCGCCAGCAGCCCCATGGGGCAGAAATCATTCGCACCGTCGCCCACGTAGAAGAGGCGCTCGAAGTGCACACCATCGTGGGCCCGCTCGCGCAGGTAGTCGCTGAGCACCTTGTGCTTGCACATGTTGGCTGGGCAGCGCGTGCAGCTATGCGTGTGGAAGGGCCGCAGCGCCAGCAGTCCCTGAGCGTCAGGCCCAGATGGGTTGCTGAGGATGCGGCGGAACAGGCCGTGGTGGCCGGCCGCGCGCAGGGCGCTCTCCACACCAAAGGTGTTGGCATCCGAGATGAGAATAACCTCGAAGCAGGAGCCCTGCTTGGCTACAAACTGCAGCAAGTCTCCCATACCCGGAGACAGGGGGATGGCCTCGTAGATAGCGCTTAGGTCCCGAGGCCGCACGCCCTGCTCACCCAGGTACTTGAAGACGCGCTGCATGTATTCGTTGTAGAACCCCTCGCGGTAGGTGGCTCGCAGGCTCTCGGGCAGCCGCTGGCCTGGCGCAGCGCGCACGATGGAGTCGTCGCTGTTTTCGTCCACAATGGTCTCGTCGAAGTCGAAGGTCAAGAGGAAGCGCGGTGTGCCTTGAGCAGCCATCCCGCTGTcctgggagcaggagggaggggagcaggaggaggaagaagggacaaGCGAGAGGGGGCGCGGCGGGAGCCGGCCAGGGAGAGGCTGGTTAGCGGGCCACGGCCAAAGGCGCTGGCACGTCCAAGACCTGAGGAGGACCCAAGGCTGGTTAAGCTCTGAGGAGTACATAAAGCTGATCCCCACCCAGCCTTCCCCGCCCACCCTCTTGCACCTTAGTTAGCCATACTAGGATTCACACCCAGGGGACCATCCTAGCCCTGAAGGGTTCCTTTGGTTCCTGTTTCTGCTAATCTCACCCAGGGTCACTGGATGAGGTTTGCAAGGGTCAATTTAGAAAAGTAGCTTCCTAGGGATTGTCCCTTTGGGAGGTTCCTGGACAAGAATGATTTAGAGACTTCCAGTGGCCCTTGTGGTTGGGTATGGAAAAAAGGGGGGTGAAAGGAATAGATCCTCCTTTCTCAACACAAGCAGAATCGGGGGACAGGGGGACTACCCATGCACCCCGCTAGAGTAACctccttattttccttttggtCCTTGTAGGATCAATGGCTTATGGGACTGTGATGGACAATAAGGAGCCAGGCTCCAGGGAAGGTTCTTTGGGCATCCTCCTAGGCAGGTAGATATTGAGTGCCAGGCCTCAGGGTTAGGTGCCTGGGCCTCTGCACTGGCCAGAGAACTGGATTGGGCCCTTGGAATTACCAAGTAGGTAGACTGACCACATAAGACCCAGGGGGGTTCTCTGGGAGCTGCTTCCAGACAGATGGCTCTGGATAGGGGTCCAGGGATGAGATAGAGCTTCTCCAGGGATTTTAGAGCCCTGTGCTGACAGCTGATCACTAATCACTTGCCAATTCCCTGGGAGGAACGTGTCAGCAGGTGGGGTTTCTGCCAGAGTCCGAAGCAAGCGGGCAGCAGGAGAAGCAGTGGGGCTTGGGAAGGTAGAAGCCTCCCTCGCCAGGCCACGGCATACCTGGGAGACAGGtaagggagaggaaagagagcaGCAGTGGCTgaaaaggcagaggaggagggggcaggcagTGGGCACGTGAGGGGAGGACTAGGAGGAAGTCATGCTAGTGGAATGTGGAGACAGACTGCTGAACAGGAAGACAGAGAGGGGTGTCCAGGAAGTGAGACCTTGGGCCACAGTCATGTTAAGgagggatggtggtggtggtgatgggtgTGTGGACAGCATGGGAAAGGATGGGGGCAAAGGGGAAGTGTCAGAGCACAAAGAAAGGCAAGCAAATGAAGACAGCGAGAGCCCTCGGCAGCATGTCGCTGCCACCTTGTTTGCCAGCAGCAGCTAAGTGTGAGGGACAGCATGAATGGATCCTGTACAGCTGCAGAATACCCACCACATtgtcttcccccaccccacctcccaccccaatTCATCTTGATGGAGTCtgatttcttccttcccctctctctaaTCTGCCTGGTATGTTGATGGCCTGGCAGACCTTGTAGAACAAAAGCCTCAACTCCTCATTTTAAAGATTTGAACCTGGTTACTCGCTTCCCTGACTGAATGGTCCCTTTGACCTCATCCTTAGAGTCATCCTCTGCTCTCACCAACATCCATCTGGGAGTCTCAGCCCAGGATCCCTGGAGCTGAGGATGTAAGGTATCCCACACCTGGGATAGAAGCTTTCAGGGATTAGTGGAGCCCAGATGGAGGTGAGGGCAAGCCCGAAAGGGGCTGGATAGGGCTCCTCCCACTCCACAGTGGGAAAATGTGGGCTAAAGCCCCATCCCAGAGGGATCCACTTACCCTAGTCAGGCATCGGAGGCCAGCAACTGGAAGACACCCACTCATCGTCACTGTATCACCCTGAGCACCACCTCTAGGGACTCTGTTGGCCTCCAGCTGATCTGCAGAGCTCCTGACAATCAAAAAGTCCATTTACTGGTTCCAGTTAGCTGGCTTTGCTTCCACCACTTGGCCCTGTTCTCTTGCTGAGCCCCAGTAGCCACTCCCAGgttctcagcaaaagcaagcccTTAAATGGGCACAGCATTTACAGATGTACCTTGGTAGCAATCCTCTTACAGTCCCCTAGCATGCCAGAGAGGTCACAGATGGTGTTATATTAGAGACCAACACAACTGATTTGCCACTGTGAGTGGCAGTGGCATCTCAAAACCATATTTCAGAGTCCAGTTCTCCAGTGTGATCACTGCCCTCTACACATGTAGGGTCATACATCATAGTTTACAAACCACTTTTACTCATTCTCTCACTATTCAATCTGGTGAGATCAGCAGATAAAGGTTCAGAGGTTGACTTACTTGCCCAAGGCCATGCTGTTTACATGGGGTAGAGTTTGGTTCATGAACCCTTGGCCATAGCTTTGTCTTCCCTGTGCCCTCAAAAGGTAAGGGGCCTCCAGACActatgacacatgcctgtaatcccagcaacttgggaggctgaggcaagaggatcacaagttcaagacaagcctgggaaatttagcgagaccctgtctcaaaaataaataaggactggggatttagTTCAATAGAAGAGTATTTGCCCAGCATATGCCAAAACCTGGGTTCaacctcagtaccacacacacacacaaaagtagattataaaaatagaaaaggatggggaaatagctcagtgtaaagcacccctggattcaatccccagtaccacaccaaaataatataataatgtgGAAGGTCCAGTgatcagcatttattgttatcaAAACTGGGGACACTGAGACCCCTGGGTTCTACAAGTGACCTGCGAATGGCCTCTCTAGTGCTCTCAGAGGTCTGGGATCCAGCAGATAGGTCAGGAGTCAGGTTGAAATCTCTGCTGGATTTTACTGCATGCCTTTGGGGACCAGCTTTGGCCTCTTTGAGGCCTACACCGATGCAGCTACAAAGAACACCACATAGAGCTGCCAGCTCCTCCCTGCTCCCGTAACCCCTTCCATCCAAGGGTTGAGTGAGAGACCAGAGAGAGGCATGTGGGACAACTGGAAAGCTAAGAGCCAAGAGACTAGACCAGGAGCAAAGATCTGACTGCTTGCTGCCCTCTGCTGGTGACAATGGATGACACTGTAAATGCCTCTGACTTTGTCAAGGTGACACTCTCCCCTGACCATCCCAGGGGAACAGGGAGAAGCTGCTGGCCTCTACAGAGACTGGGTCATACCAGGGACAGAACATAGGCTCTATGACTTTCCATCTCATAGCATGCCCTGCCCACCCATCCCCTGACCACCCGTGCATCGCCATTTCAGTGAGGAGAGGATATGGGTTTAAACTTTCCCAACAACTTTTAATTGGGAATAGGGAGAGGGCTCAAAGCTGAATGGTGCAGTTGGCAAAAGAGTGTGATAGGTTGAGAAAGGAGACACGTTAAGAAGAAAGTGAGAGGGAGGAAGACATGGGGGGCAAGGGAATGGCAGGCTGGTGGGAGAGTGTCCCCAGTCAGAATCCTGGGTGATATTACAAGTCTGCTGGGTCTAGATGAGTCAAGGAGAAAGGTCAGAGGATGCCACTCCCATTTCAAAAGCAAATGTGGATAGGCACGTGTCAGGCACGCAGAGAAGCAAAGGAAAGATAGGAAGACGATGAGGTGGccagagagagtgacagagaccAACTTTCATCCCACAGAAAAGGGTCTCATCTCTTTGTCCTTGTATCCTTTCTTTTTTGGAATATTcttcttattccttttttaaaccagggattgaacccaagggtgctctaccactgagctacatcctttacccttttttcttttgagatggggtctggttcagttgcccaggctggccttgaacttgtgatcctccaggcagccttttgagttgctgggattacaaatatgcaccaccacgcctggcttggTATATCCTTCTGATCTTTAATTATGTTCAAAACTTCTCATTTCTCATAATAAAAGGCATAGCTACATTTTTTCACTAATAGTATTTAGGTAAATCAGTTAAACACTTGTTTGGTAGATGGCCCTTGATTCTTTTCATCTTCAAAGCAGAAAGCCAAGCATCTTCCCTGGAGACTGAATAGTCCATGCTGtgacacccccaccccaaccAAAGCAATTAGAGGGGCCTTCCCCAGTTAGAATCTGGCTCCTGTAAATTCCAAAAGCTCACTCACCTCTGGCAGCTTTGTCCTGAGTGATCAAACCCTTGTGGTCACCAAGAGGGTCTCCAAAAGAGGTCAGGATCTCTAAGTTTCTCTCTCAGGCTAGAGCAGGGAGAAGAGAGTAGGGTTTCTGGGAGTGGCAGGGAGTCCATTTCTAGTCCCATGTAAGATTAGTGCCTGACTCCTTGATTTATCTGGGATCATAGGTTCCTGCCAGCTTCCTCCTATCTTTGACTCAAAGATTAAATCTATGTGAAGAGAGTGGAAGAGTTCCTGGGAATGGGGAAGAAAAAGGATCCTTTTTGAAACTGGTCCCTAAACTTGAAATTCCCCCTTCTAGTGGGTAGATGAAGCCCCCAGGAAAAGTTTGGGGGAGCCTGGCACTGtgaggcacaggcctgtaatcccagcagcttgggaagctgaggcaggaggattgggagttcaaagccagcctcagtaacagcgaGTTGccaagcaactcattgagaccctgtctctaaataaatataaaatagggctgaggatctGGCTCAGAgggagtgcctctgagttcaatccctggtacaaaaaaaaaaaaaaaaaaaaaaagttttggggtAGTTTTGCAAAGGGCAAACACAGGATGGGAATGGGGTTGAGGACTCCTGAAATCCCACTGTACCAAGCCCTCTCTGTCCCCAAACAAGTCTCATATCACTAGAAATCAGAGTTAACATTTTAAAGCTAgaattccctccctccccacacagCACCCCAACTTCACCACCTTTCTTGTTCACCAACCCCCAACAGCAACTAGGAAaaacaggcccagagaggtcAAGCTAACATCACACATGGGGAGGGGGGCGATCACACAGCATCAGAATCAGGATTAGAACTCAGGGGTCTCTGAGCCTCTTAGGAAAACTGCAGCTGGAGCTTCTCCTATGGCCCTGGAGGCTCCCTTAGGCTCTGAGCTCCTCGTCCTGATAGTTTCTCTGGGCAATGATCCCGCATTAGTGCCAGTGAGAATCTGAGACTAGGAGTCACCTCTGGGCTCTCTCCCCGCCCGGGTGGACAAGCTGAGAG
This window of the Ictidomys tridecemlineatus isolate mIctTri1 chromosome 3, mIctTri1.hap1, whole genome shotgun sequence genome carries:
- the Phospho1 gene encoding phosphoethanolamine/phosphocholine phosphatase isoform X3 translates to MAAQGTPRFLLTFDFDETIVDENSDDSIVRAAPGQRLPESLRATYREGFYNEYMQRVFKYLGEQGVRPRDLSAIYEAIPLSPGMGDLLQFVAKQGSCFEVILISDANTFGVESALRAAGHHGLFRRILSNPSGPDAQGLLALRPFHTHSCTRCPANMCKHKVLSDYLRERAHDGVHFERLFYVGDGANDFCPMGLLAGGDVAFPRRGYPMHRLIQEAQKAEPSSFRASVVPWETATEVRLHLQQVLKTC
- the Phospho1 gene encoding phosphoethanolamine/phosphocholine phosphatase isoform X2; the encoded protein is MSGCLPVAGLRCLTRDSGMAAQGTPRFLLTFDFDETIVDENSDDSIVRAAPGQRLPESLRATYREGFYNEYMQRVFKYLGEQGVRPRDLSAIYEAIPLSPGMGDLLQFVAKQGSCFEVILISDANTFGVESALRAAGHHGLFRRILSNPSGPDAQGLLALRPFHTHSCTRCPANMCKHKVLSDYLRERAHDGVHFERLFYVGDGANDFCPMGLLAGGDVAFPRRGYPMHRLIQEAQKAEPSSFRASVVPWETATEVRLHLQQVLKTC
- the Phospho1 gene encoding phosphoethanolamine/phosphocholine phosphatase isoform X1; protein product: MWSWTCQRLWPWPANQPLPGRLPPRPLSLVPSSSSCSPPSCSQDSGMAAQGTPRFLLTFDFDETIVDENSDDSIVRAAPGQRLPESLRATYREGFYNEYMQRVFKYLGEQGVRPRDLSAIYEAIPLSPGMGDLLQFVAKQGSCFEVILISDANTFGVESALRAAGHHGLFRRILSNPSGPDAQGLLALRPFHTHSCTRCPANMCKHKVLSDYLRERAHDGVHFERLFYVGDGANDFCPMGLLAGGDVAFPRRGYPMHRLIQEAQKAEPSSFRASVVPWETATEVRLHLQQVLKTC